One Anaerolineae bacterium DNA segment encodes these proteins:
- the rpsL gene encoding 30S ribosomal protein S12, which translates to MPTINQLVRKGRKKVKSKSKAPALLYSYNALKNELKKMPRGNPQKRGVCIQVRTMTPKKPNSALRKIARVRLTNGIEVTAYIPGEGHNLQEHSVVLVRGGRVKDLPGIRYHIVRGALDSAGVEGRRQGRSKYGAKRPKKSKE; encoded by the coding sequence GTGCCTACCATTAACCAGTTAGTGAGAAAAGGCCGAAAAAAGGTTAAGAGCAAATCCAAAGCTCCGGCTCTGCTTTATTCCTACAACGCCCTCAAGAACGAGCTTAAGAAAATGCCCAGAGGCAACCCTCAGAAGCGGGGTGTTTGCATCCAAGTAAGAACTATGACACCCAAGAAGCCCAACTCTGCTCTCCGCAAAATCGCCAGGGTGCGCCTCACCAATGGCATTGAAGTGACCGCCTATATTCCCGGCGAGGGCCACAACCTCCAGGAGCACTCGGTGGTTCTGGTGAGAGGTGGACGTGTTAAAGACCTCCCCGGCATCCGCTATCACATTGTAAGGGGAGCCCTGGACTCGGCCGGAGTGGAAGGGAGGCGCCAGGGGCGCTCCAAATACGGAGCCAAAAGGCCCAAGAAGTCCAAAGAATAA
- the fusA gene encoding elongation factor G has product MSGGYPLEKIRNIGFIAHIDAGKTTTTERILFYTGRTHRMGEVDEGTAVTDWMPQEKERGISITAAAVTCYWRQHQINIVDTPGHIDFTAEVQRSLRILDGGVVIFDAVNGVEPQSETVWRQADLYKVPRICFVNKMDRVGANFWRVIEMIKDRLKANPVPIQVPLGVEDSFRGVIDLIELKAVIYREEDELGVNPESAPVPESLAKEVAIHREALLEKIAETDDELMVKYLEGEEITPEELKKALRRAVISGKLVPVLCGAALKNKGVQPLLDAIVDYLPSPLDLPPVRGVNPETGKEEIRHPKLEEPLAALVFKVHSDPYVGRLVYLRIYSGVLKGNRRVFNATRNRKERIDRILRMYANKREEIEELRAGDIGAVLGPKQTFTGETICSEEHPIVLESISFPEPVVSVAIEPKTQADQERMTEALQRLAEEDPTFRVKVDEQTGQTIISGMGELHLEILVDRLFREFRVEANVGKPQVAYKETITRPVRVEGLYVRQVGTRNHYGHVWLELEPLPRGSGNRFENRVGEEKIPAHFIPAIEEAVREALDAGALAGYPITDVKVSLVDGSFHPEDSSEMAFKAATSIAMEKGLHQGQPVLMEPFMKLEVVMPEEFVGDVLGDLASRRADIQGMELRPGGIQSVRAMVPLSEMFGYATDLRSMTQGRGTFTMEFDHYEIIPEEVAEKILYR; this is encoded by the coding sequence ATGAGCGGGGGGTATCCTTTAGAGAAAATACGCAACATAGGCTTCATAGCCCATATAGACGCCGGTAAAACCACCACCACCGAGCGCATCCTCTTCTACACAGGCCGAACCCACAGGATGGGCGAGGTGGATGAGGGGACGGCTGTCACCGACTGGATGCCCCAGGAGAAAGAACGGGGTATATCCATAACGGCGGCAGCTGTGACTTGCTACTGGCGTCAGCATCAGATAAACATTGTGGATACCCCCGGCCACATAGATTTTACCGCTGAAGTCCAGCGGAGCTTGAGGATTCTGGATGGTGGAGTGGTCATCTTTGACGCAGTGAACGGCGTCGAACCCCAGTCTGAAACCGTGTGGCGTCAGGCTGACCTATACAAGGTTCCACGCATATGTTTTGTAAACAAAATGGATCGGGTCGGGGCTAATTTCTGGCGAGTCATTGAAATGATAAAAGATCGCCTTAAAGCCAACCCGGTCCCCATCCAGGTGCCTTTAGGAGTTGAGGACTCTTTCAGAGGGGTTATAGACCTCATAGAGCTGAAAGCGGTAATTTACAGGGAAGAAGACGAGCTTGGAGTAAATCCTGAGAGCGCTCCTGTTCCCGAAAGCCTGGCTAAAGAGGTGGCAATTCATCGGGAGGCTTTGCTGGAAAAAATAGCCGAAACCGATGATGAACTTATGGTCAAGTACCTTGAAGGGGAAGAAATAACACCGGAGGAATTGAAGAAAGCCCTCCGGAGAGCAGTGATTTCGGGCAAGCTGGTGCCTGTTCTCTGTGGTGCTGCCCTTAAAAACAAAGGGGTTCAGCCTCTTCTGGATGCCATTGTAGATTACCTTCCATCACCTCTTGACTTGCCCCCGGTTCGGGGGGTTAACCCTGAGACGGGGAAGGAGGAAATACGTCATCCAAAGCTGGAGGAACCCCTTGCCGCCTTGGTCTTCAAGGTTCATTCTGACCCTTATGTGGGACGTCTGGTTTATCTGAGGATTTACTCCGGAGTCCTGAAGGGCAACCGCAGGGTTTTCAACGCTACCCGAAACCGCAAAGAGCGGATAGACAGAATCCTCAGGATGTATGCCAACAAGCGGGAAGAAATTGAAGAGCTCAGAGCAGGCGACATAGGGGCAGTACTGGGGCCCAAGCAAACCTTCACCGGTGAAACCATCTGCAGTGAAGAGCATCCTATAGTCCTGGAGTCCATTAGTTTCCCGGAGCCGGTGGTCTCAGTGGCCATAGAACCAAAAACCCAGGCCGACCAGGAACGAATGACAGAGGCTCTTCAGCGTCTGGCTGAAGAAGACCCCACCTTTAGGGTAAAGGTGGACGAACAGACCGGTCAAACCATCATTTCAGGCATGGGGGAATTGCATCTGGAAATACTGGTAGACCGGCTTTTCCGGGAATTCAGGGTCGAGGCAAACGTGGGCAAGCCTCAGGTGGCTTACAAAGAAACCATAACAAGGCCGGTGCGTGTGGAAGGCCTTTACGTTCGCCAGGTAGGGACCAGGAACCATTACGGTCACGTTTGGCTGGAGCTGGAACCATTGCCTCGTGGTTCAGGGAACAGGTTTGAGAACAGGGTAGGGGAGGAAAAAATACCAGCTCACTTTATCCCAGCCATAGAAGAGGCGGTGCGGGAAGCCCTGGATGCAGGAGCGCTGGCTGGGTATCCCATCACGGATGTGAAGGTTAGTCTGGTTGATGGCTCTTTCCACCCGGAGGATTCCTCGGAGATGGCCTTCAAGGCTGCCACCTCAATAGCTATGGAGAAAGGGCTCCATCAGGGGCAACCTGTTCTCATGGAACCTTTTATGAAACTGGAAGTAGTAATGCCTGAGGAATTTGTTGGGGATGTTCTGGGGGACCTGGCCTCCCGGCGAGCCGATATCCAGGGAATGGAGCTGAGGCCTGGTGGGATTCAGAGCGTGCGAGCCATGGTTCCCCTGTCGGAAATGTTCGGCTATGCTACTGACCTTCGCTCCATGACCCAGGGGCGTGGCACCTTCACGATGGAGTTTGACCATTACGAAATTATCCCCGAAGAAGTTGCCGAAAAGATCCTTTACCGTTAA
- a CDS encoding DNA-directed RNA polymerase subunit beta, which yields MQLILSGRKNYARIEEILPLPNLIQVQLDSFRWFQEEGLRELFEEISPIQSYNKVLELHFLDYEFGKPKYTVEECKLRDLTYAAPLWVKVRLVNNETGEIQEQRIFFGDFPLMTEKGTFIINGAERVVVNQLLRSPGVYFSLEEERATGRLLCYAKLIPNRGAWLEFETSKRDVISVKIERKRKLPVTVLLRALGYGTDEELLALYEGIDTMPEHSYIKATIEADPTKSTEEALVEIYRRMRPGEPANPENARNYLIALFFNPRRYDLGKMGRYKLNRRLGLDIPLDHRTLTRDDLVKVVEKMILINNGVESEDDIDHLGNRRVRTVGELVQNQMRVGLLRLERAIKERMSIKEPEEVTPLSLINIRPVVAALREFFGGSQLSQFMDQTNPLAELTHKRRVSALGPGGLKRERAGFEVRDVHNSHYGRVCPIETPEGPNIGLIGSLATYARVNDFGFLETPYRKVLNKVPNRPQDLVGHILRERIIDPTTGELIAEAGTEITPELAERISRLQYREIKIRPVVTNEIVYLSADEEDQYVIAQAGVPLDSKGRFLTDRVTVRHMQQFAIRPVDQVDYMDVSPKQIVSVSASLIPFLEHDDANRALMGSNMQRQAVPLVKPEAPLVSTGMEYYVAKDSGQVVLAEEDGEVVSVTSTQIVVKGEKGLRIYPLKRYQRSNQATCIDQRPIVSKGQKVKKGQVLADSSSTQNGELALGQNVLVAFISWEGGNYEDAVLVSEALVQEDIYTSIHIEEYETEAVDTKLGPEEITRDIPNVGEEVLRDLDENGIIRIGAQVGPGDILVGKITPKGETELSPEEKLLRAIFGERARDVRDTSLRMPHGERGVVISVAEFSRDQYRDLPAGVEKVVKVYVAQRRKLTEGDKMAGRHGNKGVISKIVPVEDMPFLPDGTPIEVILNPLGVPARMNLGQILETHLGWAAYRLGFKAITPVFDGADQDEVFAELARAWLIDKAWEEITDRAWQWLKSIEYNPQDIEDDEEARRLYLVEWIGDRYDPEKLMEDWNYARRSALKEWLRERGYDPDAILVFEDDPRPLEARREADRLARLVCLREWIGSLTGEYPPLEGVSEEKLMEKAIQVSKATGQPVPTTGKMILYDGKTGEPYDQPVTVGVMMIMKLIHLVEDKVHARSTGPYSLVTQQPLGGKAQFGGQRFGEMEVWALEAYGAAHTLQEMLTVKSDDTTGRLKTYEAIVRGERVSGPEMPESFRVLVKELQSLGLSVEVYDAKGDKYTFGKEEREEKPIPLGFGSFDLARKLLSK from the coding sequence ATGCAGTTGATTCTCTCTGGCAGGAAAAATTATGCTCGAATAGAGGAAATCCTGCCTCTCCCAAATCTTATCCAGGTTCAGCTGGATTCTTTCCGCTGGTTCCAGGAGGAGGGGCTGAGAGAACTCTTTGAAGAGATTTCACCAATCCAGAGTTACAATAAAGTCCTGGAACTGCACTTTCTGGATTATGAGTTCGGCAAACCAAAGTACACCGTAGAAGAATGTAAGCTCCGGGATTTGACCTATGCAGCGCCCTTGTGGGTGAAAGTTCGCCTCGTTAACAACGAGACGGGAGAGATCCAAGAGCAACGCATTTTCTTCGGCGATTTTCCTCTTATGACCGAAAAGGGCACTTTCATCATAAACGGCGCCGAGAGGGTCGTGGTAAATCAGCTTCTCCGTTCTCCAGGTGTTTATTTCTCTTTAGAAGAAGAAAGGGCAACCGGCAGGCTGCTTTGCTATGCCAAGCTTATTCCCAACCGGGGAGCATGGCTGGAGTTTGAAACTTCCAAACGGGATGTGATCTCGGTTAAGATTGAGCGCAAGCGAAAGTTGCCTGTTACGGTCCTTCTCAGAGCCCTGGGTTACGGAACCGATGAGGAGCTGCTGGCTCTCTATGAAGGCATTGACACTATGCCTGAGCATTCTTACATAAAGGCTACCATAGAAGCTGATCCCACCAAAAGCACTGAAGAGGCCCTTGTGGAGATTTACAGGAGAATGCGGCCGGGGGAGCCAGCTAACCCGGAGAATGCCCGCAATTATTTAATTGCTCTCTTCTTTAACCCTCGCCGCTACGACCTGGGTAAAATGGGGCGCTACAAGCTTAACCGGCGCCTCGGCCTCGATATACCATTGGATCACCGAACCCTCACCAGAGATGATCTGGTGAAAGTGGTGGAGAAGATGATCCTCATTAACAATGGGGTGGAGAGCGAGGACGACATTGATCACCTGGGTAACAGGAGGGTCCGGACTGTAGGTGAACTTGTTCAGAATCAGATGAGGGTGGGGCTCCTGCGCCTGGAAAGGGCGATAAAGGAGAGGATGAGTATAAAGGAGCCCGAAGAGGTAACCCCCCTATCCCTCATAAACATAAGACCGGTTGTCGCTGCCCTCAGGGAGTTCTTTGGAGGTAGCCAGCTGTCCCAGTTTATGGATCAGACCAACCCTCTGGCTGAACTTACTCATAAGCGCAGGGTTTCAGCTCTGGGGCCTGGTGGCCTGAAACGGGAAAGGGCAGGCTTTGAAGTCAGAGACGTCCATAACTCCCACTATGGCCGTGTATGCCCCATTGAGACCCCTGAAGGGCCAAACATCGGTCTTATAGGAAGTCTTGCTACTTATGCCAGAGTGAATGATTTCGGTTTCCTGGAAACCCCCTACCGTAAGGTGTTAAACAAAGTCCCTAACCGTCCTCAAGACCTGGTGGGCCATATCCTCAGGGAGAGGATCATTGACCCGACCACAGGGGAACTTATAGCCGAAGCTGGAACTGAAATCACTCCTGAGCTGGCTGAAAGGATAAGTCGCCTGCAGTATCGGGAGATAAAGATAAGGCCTGTGGTAACCAACGAAATCGTCTACCTCTCAGCTGATGAGGAGGACCAGTACGTCATTGCTCAGGCAGGAGTTCCTCTGGATTCTAAAGGCCGTTTCCTGACGGACAGGGTTACGGTTCGTCATATGCAGCAATTCGCCATTAGGCCTGTGGATCAGGTAGATTATATGGATGTATCACCCAAGCAGATTGTAAGTGTGTCCGCCTCCTTGATCCCCTTCCTGGAACACGATGACGCCAACCGTGCTCTCATGGGATCCAACATGCAACGCCAGGCAGTGCCTTTGGTGAAACCTGAGGCTCCCCTCGTTTCTACAGGTATGGAATATTACGTAGCCAAAGATTCAGGTCAGGTTGTCCTGGCGGAAGAGGATGGGGAAGTAGTGAGTGTTACCTCTACCCAGATAGTGGTAAAGGGGGAGAAGGGTTTGCGGATATATCCCCTGAAGCGTTATCAACGTTCTAACCAGGCTACTTGCATAGATCAGCGGCCCATAGTGAGCAAGGGGCAAAAGGTAAAGAAAGGACAGGTTCTGGCTGATTCCAGCTCAACTCAGAATGGAGAGCTGGCTCTGGGTCAGAACGTCCTGGTGGCTTTTATCTCATGGGAGGGGGGCAACTACGAGGATGCTGTCCTGGTGAGTGAGGCTCTTGTCCAGGAAGATATTTACACTTCAATCCACATAGAAGAATATGAAACCGAAGCTGTAGATACAAAGCTCGGGCCTGAGGAAATCACCAGGGATATCCCCAACGTGGGCGAGGAGGTCCTCAGAGATCTGGATGAAAACGGTATAATCCGAATAGGAGCTCAGGTAGGCCCGGGAGATATCCTGGTGGGCAAGATTACCCCCAAGGGTGAAACAGAGCTCTCCCCCGAGGAGAAGCTTCTTAGGGCTATTTTCGGCGAGAGGGCCAGAGACGTCAGGGATACAAGTTTGAGGATGCCCCATGGCGAGAGAGGTGTAGTGATTTCGGTGGCTGAGTTCTCTCGGGACCAATACAGGGACCTGCCGGCTGGAGTTGAGAAAGTCGTTAAGGTCTATGTGGCTCAGCGCCGTAAGCTCACCGAAGGCGATAAAATGGCCGGCCGCCACGGCAACAAAGGTGTAATCTCCAAAATCGTGCCTGTAGAGGATATGCCTTTCCTTCCAGATGGTACCCCCATCGAGGTTATACTGAACCCCTTAGGTGTGCCAGCTCGTATGAACCTGGGACAGATTCTGGAAACTCACTTGGGGTGGGCTGCTTATCGCCTGGGGTTCAAAGCCATAACCCCTGTCTTTGATGGAGCCGACCAGGATGAGGTCTTTGCCGAGCTTGCGAGGGCCTGGCTAATAGATAAAGCGTGGGAAGAAATAACGGATAGAGCCTGGCAGTGGCTCAAGTCCATAGAGTATAACCCTCAAGATATTGAAGATGATGAAGAAGCCCGTAGGCTATACCTTGTGGAGTGGATTGGGGATCGCTACGACCCTGAGAAGCTTATGGAAGATTGGAATTACGCCCGGCGGAGTGCTCTCAAGGAATGGCTCCGTGAAAGGGGTTATGATCCCGACGCTATCCTGGTCTTTGAGGATGATCCGAGGCCTCTGGAGGCGCGTCGTGAAGCTGACCGCCTGGCCAGGCTCGTTTGCCTGCGGGAGTGGATAGGCTCTCTCACCGGCGAGTATCCACCCCTTGAAGGCGTATCCGAAGAAAAACTTATGGAGAAAGCTATACAAGTCAGCAAAGCTACTGGACAGCCTGTTCCCACTACTGGCAAGATGATCCTCTATGACGGTAAAACCGGTGAACCTTACGATCAGCCGGTCACGGTGGGAGTTATGATGATCATGAAACTCATCCACCTGGTGGAGGATAAGGTTCATGCTCGCTCCACTGGGCCTTACTCCCTGGTGACCCAGCAGCCTCTTGGAGGTAAAGCTCAGTTCGGAGGCCAGAGGTTTGGCGAAATGGAGGTTTGGGCTCTGGAAGCTTATGGGGCCGCCCATACCCTCCAGGAAATGCTCACCGTCAAATCTGATGACACCACTGGCCGCCTTAAGACTTACGAAGCCATAGTAAGGGGTGAGAGGGTTTCAGGGCCCGAGATGCCTGAATCTTTCAGAGTTTTGGTGAAAGAGCTTCAGTCGCTGGGACTCTCGGTTGAAGTTTACGATGCTAAGGGAGATAAATACACCTTTGGCAAAGAGGAACGGGAAGAAAAGCCCATTCCTCTTGGATTTGGAAGCTTTGATCTTGCTCGAAAGCTTCTGAGCAAATAA
- the rpsG gene encoding 30S ribosomal protein S7 encodes MPRRGSPPRREIPPDIKYNSVLVAKLINKVMMNGKKSIAEWIVYRAFDIIREKTGRNPVEVFEQAVQNAAPVVEVRPRRVGGATYQVPIEVPEHRRISLALRWLVNFARERSGKSMAEKLAAEILDAANNTGATIKKKEDTHKMAEANRAFAFFRW; translated from the coding sequence ATGCCAAGACGTGGGAGTCCTCCCAGAAGGGAGATACCGCCCGACATAAAATACAACAGCGTTTTGGTAGCCAAGCTCATAAACAAGGTCATGATGAACGGCAAAAAGAGCATAGCTGAATGGATTGTCTACAGAGCTTTTGACATAATACGTGAGAAGACCGGTCGCAACCCTGTGGAAGTGTTTGAGCAGGCTGTCCAGAATGCGGCTCCGGTTGTGGAAGTGAGGCCCAGGAGAGTTGGCGGTGCTACATATCAGGTGCCGATTGAAGTTCCGGAGCACCGGCGCATCTCTCTGGCATTGAGGTGGCTTGTAAACTTTGCTCGGGAAAGAAGCGGGAAATCCATGGCGGAAAAGCTCGCCGCCGAAATCTTAGATGCCGCCAACAACACCGGAGCCACTATTAAGAAAAAGGAAGACACCCACAAAATGGCTGAAGCCAACAGAGCTTTCGCTTTCTTCCGGTGGTAA
- the rpoC gene encoding DNA-directed RNA polymerase subunit beta', whose product MEVNDIIAVRISLASPEQIRSWSYGEVTKPETINYRTLKPERDGLFCERIFGPIKDWECACGKYKKVKYKGIICDRCGVEVAPSKVRRERMGHIELAAPVAHIWYVRGIPSRLGLLLDLSPRNLERVIYFAQYIVTEVDEEARARALNRLEKERLARLAKIDAEINAQIEEIDRRLKRELEEINRKIKAQIQELEEHLYSMSDEIAEQGRALQERLEALMGLPSPETIRIPWSDEVLLEEGEVVSREHLTRLNRAAQERLSLLEEGIRRRQEDLKLQAEAEKEFLSRKAEGEKDAVKARYEDTIFEIIDKYEQEMAELRSLQVTQVLSEARYQELREKWGAVFKAGMGAEALYEILKNLDLDKMARELRHEINTTRSAQRRKKAIRRLQIVEALRKSGNRPEWMILVMLPVIPPELRPMVPLDGGRFATSDLNDLYRRVINRNNRLKKLKELGAPEIIIRNEKRMLQEAVDALIDSGRRQPTGLVGAGKRGLRSLSDILRGKQGRFRRNLLGKRVDYSGRSVIVVGPELKLHQCGLPRDMALELFKPFVIRKLIEENHAHNIKSAKRMIERRDPAVWDVLESVVKERPVLLNRAPTLHRLGIQAFEVVLVDGQAIRIHPLVCPAFNADFDGDQMAVHVPLSDEAVREARELMLSSVNLLKPASGEPIVGPTKDMVLGCYYLTLMEEGVKGEGKIFADFDEVILAYETGVVDLHAKIKVLAKPSPDQAPQLIETTPGRVIFNVALPEELRFQNKVMDKKALNDLVAECYRKLGMHATAQVVDALKDLGFKYATRSGITLAMSDIKIPREKDEIVRRTEAQVEEINRQYRRGVITEEEQYMKSVELWTRATEEVSMAVAKELNPYESVGAMATSGATKGGIQTIRQLAGMRGLMADPSGRIIPLPIRSNFWEGLTTLEYFLSTHGARKGLADTALRTADAGYLTRRLVDVAQEVIVREYDCGTFDGIWIDVESSRRMGQSFAERVIGRTAAADIVDPATGRFIVRRNEEIDEEAFEKIKKAGIDKVYVRTPLKCETRYGVCALCYGRDMGRGGLIRVGEAVGIIAAQSIGEPGTQLTLRTFHTGGVAIEDITQGLPRVEELFEARTPKGEAIISDISGVVDIYWEGEIRKVKVTSTQVIADEYFIPVGSEIKVKDGQEIEEGTVLALTPDDGTITARIGGQIFLENNGDGSYKATIRKEHREERIYDVPPAARLRVEKGDYIEAGEQITEGAKNPKEIMRILGREAAQLYLLEEIQKVYRSQGVNIHDKHIEIIIRQMTDKVRVKSPGDTDYLPGQLVNRFEFEETNSRIIAQGGRPAEAVPVLLGITKAALATDSFFAAASFQETTRVLTDAAIRGAIDELRGLKENVIIGRLIPAGTGFEHYRRLREAALNREKT is encoded by the coding sequence ATGGAAGTCAATGACATTATAGCAGTGCGCATAAGTCTGGCTTCTCCGGAGCAAATTCGTTCCTGGTCTTATGGAGAAGTTACCAAACCCGAAACTATAAACTATCGGACGCTCAAACCAGAGAGAGATGGCCTCTTCTGTGAGCGCATTTTTGGTCCCATCAAAGATTGGGAGTGTGCGTGTGGGAAATACAAAAAGGTCAAATACAAGGGCATAATTTGCGATCGGTGTGGTGTTGAAGTGGCGCCATCCAAGGTGCGAAGGGAAAGGATGGGCCACATAGAGCTGGCGGCTCCTGTAGCTCACATCTGGTATGTGCGGGGGATCCCAAGTCGTCTTGGTCTCCTTCTGGACCTTTCTCCTCGCAACTTGGAGAGGGTTATTTATTTTGCCCAGTACATCGTGACTGAAGTGGATGAAGAAGCCCGAGCCCGTGCGCTCAACCGCCTGGAGAAAGAGCGCCTTGCGCGCCTTGCAAAGATTGATGCGGAGATAAACGCCCAAATTGAGGAAATAGATAGAAGGTTGAAGAGGGAATTGGAGGAAATCAACCGTAAGATTAAAGCTCAGATTCAGGAGCTTGAAGAGCACCTTTATTCCATGAGCGACGAAATCGCTGAGCAGGGGCGAGCCCTTCAGGAGAGGCTGGAGGCCCTTATGGGTTTGCCTTCCCCTGAAACCATCCGGATCCCCTGGAGCGATGAGGTCCTTCTGGAAGAGGGGGAGGTGGTCTCCAGAGAGCACCTTACGAGACTGAACCGGGCCGCTCAGGAACGCCTATCCCTCCTGGAAGAAGGGATAAGACGCCGCCAGGAGGATTTGAAGCTTCAGGCTGAAGCTGAAAAGGAATTTTTGAGCCGCAAGGCCGAGGGGGAGAAGGACGCAGTAAAGGCTCGTTATGAGGATACCATCTTTGAAATCATAGACAAGTATGAGCAGGAGATGGCGGAGCTCCGAAGCCTTCAGGTAACCCAGGTTTTGAGCGAAGCTCGTTACCAGGAGCTCAGGGAAAAGTGGGGGGCGGTTTTCAAAGCTGGCATGGGTGCGGAAGCCCTCTACGAAATCCTCAAGAACCTGGACCTGGACAAAATGGCCCGGGAGCTCAGGCATGAGATCAACACAACCCGCTCGGCTCAAAGGCGCAAGAAAGCCATAAGGCGCCTTCAAATCGTGGAAGCCCTCCGCAAGAGCGGCAACCGTCCCGAGTGGATGATCCTGGTTATGCTACCTGTTATACCTCCAGAATTAAGGCCCATGGTGCCTCTGGATGGTGGGCGGTTTGCCACAAGCGACCTCAACGACCTCTACCGGAGGGTTATAAACCGCAACAATCGTCTGAAGAAACTTAAGGAACTGGGAGCTCCTGAGATCATCATTCGCAACGAGAAAAGGATGCTTCAGGAGGCCGTTGATGCCCTCATAGATAGCGGACGCCGTCAGCCTACAGGCCTTGTGGGTGCTGGGAAACGGGGCCTCCGCAGCCTTTCCGATATATTGAGAGGGAAGCAGGGACGGTTCCGCCGCAACCTTCTGGGCAAGCGCGTGGATTACTCTGGCCGCTCGGTAATTGTGGTGGGGCCTGAGCTCAAGCTTCACCAGTGTGGCCTTCCCAGGGATATGGCTCTGGAACTTTTCAAGCCCTTTGTCATCCGCAAGCTCATAGAAGAAAACCACGCCCACAACATAAAGAGCGCTAAGAGGATGATAGAACGCCGCGACCCTGCCGTGTGGGATGTCCTGGAAAGCGTGGTGAAGGAGAGGCCTGTGCTCTTGAACCGCGCTCCCACCCTTCACCGCCTGGGTATCCAGGCCTTTGAGGTAGTGCTGGTGGATGGGCAGGCCATCCGAATTCATCCTCTGGTCTGCCCTGCCTTCAACGCAGACTTTGACGGAGACCAGATGGCAGTCCATGTGCCCCTTTCCGATGAGGCTGTTAGAGAGGCGCGCGAACTTATGCTTTCTTCCGTTAACCTCCTAAAGCCCGCCAGCGGAGAGCCCATCGTCGGTCCCACCAAGGATATGGTCCTGGGCTGCTATTACCTGACCTTGATGGAAGAAGGGGTCAAGGGTGAAGGTAAAATCTTTGCCGACTTTGACGAAGTAATCCTGGCTTACGAAACGGGGGTTGTGGACCTCCACGCCAAGATCAAAGTGCTGGCGAAGCCTTCGCCGGACCAGGCGCCTCAGCTCATAGAAACCACTCCTGGGCGGGTCATATTTAACGTGGCCCTTCCCGAAGAACTTCGTTTCCAGAACAAGGTTATGGACAAGAAAGCCCTCAATGACCTGGTGGCAGAGTGCTACAGGAAACTGGGGATGCACGCCACAGCTCAGGTGGTGGATGCTCTCAAAGACTTGGGCTTCAAGTATGCTACCCGCAGCGGCATCACCTTAGCCATGAGCGATATAAAGATCCCCAGAGAAAAGGATGAGATTGTAAGGCGTACAGAAGCCCAGGTGGAAGAGATAAACCGCCAGTACCGCCGTGGCGTAATCACTGAAGAAGAACAATACATGAAGAGCGTAGAACTATGGACTAGAGCGACTGAAGAAGTTTCCATGGCCGTGGCCAAAGAACTTAACCCTTACGAAAGCGTTGGAGCCATGGCCACATCAGGGGCCACAAAAGGAGGAATTCAAACCATACGTCAGCTGGCCGGGATGCGTGGCCTTATGGCTGACCCCTCCGGGCGCATCATCCCTCTTCCGATTCGTTCCAACTTCTGGGAAGGGCTCACGACCCTTGAATACTTCCTTTCCACCCACGGCGCCCGTAAAGGTCTGGCTGACACCGCCCTCCGTACTGCCGACGCTGGCTACCTGACCCGCCGGTTGGTGGATGTGGCTCAGGAAGTCATCGTCAGGGAATATGACTGCGGCACCTTTGATGGAATATGGATTGACGTAGAATCCTCCCGCAGGATGGGTCAGTCCTTCGCTGAAAGAGTCATAGGAAGGACTGCGGCCGCTGATATTGTTGATCCTGCCACTGGCAGGTTCATAGTAAGGCGAAACGAGGAAATAGACGAAGAAGCCTTTGAGAAAATAAAGAAAGCTGGCATAGATAAGGTCTACGTGCGCACCCCACTGAAGTGCGAAACCCGCTATGGTGTCTGCGCGCTCTGCTATGGGCGCGATATGGGAAGGGGCGGGCTCATAAGAGTTGGCGAGGCTGTGGGCATAATAGCTGCCCAGTCCATCGGTGAGCCCGGGACTCAGCTTACCCTCAGGACTTTCCACACCGGTGGCGTTGCTATTGAAGATATAACCCAGGGCCTGCCCAGGGTGGAGGAGCTCTTTGAAGCCCGCACGCCCAAAGGAGAAGCCATAATCTCCGACATATCAGGGGTCGTGGACATATACTGGGAGGGCGAAATCCGCAAAGTAAAGGTTACTAGCACTCAGGTCATTGCCGATGAGTACTTCATCCCTGTTGGAAGCGAAATCAAAGTCAAAGATGGTCAGGAGATAGAAGAGGGGACCGTGCTCGCCCTTACGCCCGATGACGGGACCATCACGGCCCGGATAGGAGGGCAGATTTTCCTGGAAAATAACGGCGATGGCTCTTACAAGGCAACCATACGTAAAGAACACAGAGAAGAGAGGATTTACGATGTCCCGCCTGCTGCCAGGCTCAGGGTGGAGAAGGGCGATTACATTGAAGCCGGCGAACAAATAACCGAAGGGGCAAAGAACCCCAAAGAAATTATGAGAATCCTGGGCCGGGAGGCAGCGCAGCTTTATCTCCTGGAAGAAATTCAGAAAGTATATCGCTCCCAGGGAGTGAACATCCACGACAAACACATTGAAATTATCATTCGCCAGATGACCGATAAAGTCCGGGTTAAGTCCCCTGGCGATACTGATTATCTCCCTGGGCAACTGGTGAACCGCTTTGAATTTGAGGAAACCAACAGCCGTATAATCGCGCAGGGAGGGCGTCCGGCGGAGGCAGTGCCAGTTCTTCTTGGGATAACAAAGGCGGCTCTGGCTACTGATAGCTTCTTTGCAGCCGCTTCCTTCCAAGAGACCACCCGGGTCCTTACAGATGCTGCCATTCGCGGAGCTATTGATGAGTTGCGCGGCCTCAAAGAAAACGTTATAATAGGGCGCCTCATTCCCGCTGGGACGGGCTTTGAGCATTACAGACGCCTTAGAGAAGCGGCTCTAAATCGGGAAAAAACTTAA